In Lysobacter firmicutimachus, one genomic interval encodes:
- the nuoL gene encoding NADH-quinone oxidoreductase subunit L, with the protein MQPVVLSKSILLAVVLAPLLGAILAGLFGRKIGRAGAHTVTILGVAASCAMSIYVLWQLVGQGAVPFNENVYTWFQIGGYEAHVGFMVDKLTAMMMVVVTFVSLLVHVYTIGYMAEDPGYQRFFSYISLFTFSMLMLVMSNNFLQLFFGWEAVGLVSYLLIGFWFKKPTAVFANLKAFLVNRVGDFGFLLGIGAVLWALGSLDYGTVFANAPTLAGRTITVWGGADPIVWSLPTVICICLFIGAMGKSAQVPLHVWLPDSMEGPTPISALIHAATMVTAGIFMVARMSPLFEMSQTALNFVLFIGATTAFWTGLIGIVQNDIKRVVAYSTLSQLGYMTVALGVSAYSAAVYHLMTHAFFKALLFLAAGSVIIGMHHEQDMRKMGGLRKYMPITYWTSLLGTLALVGTPFFAGFYSKDTIIEAAHHAASGEHATWVSQYAYWAVLLGAFVTAFYSFRLLYLTFHGKERFRDAHGHDDHAAHAHDDHGHGKHDDHAHDDHGHHGPHEPHESPWVVTVPLMLLAIPSVLIGIFTAGPMLFGTDMSGHVKQLPFFLGAIDLQPARDTIAQVGAEAWHGWMPFALHGFQAPAFWLAFSGFLLATVMYWWKPELPAKARKLFALPIRVLENKYGMDNLWIDGFAAGGVGLGKVSRLFDSKLIDGAAVNGSASLVGFVANLARRVQSGYLYHYAFAMIVGLIALLAVVIRYWH; encoded by the coding sequence ATGCAACCCGTCGTACTTTCCAAGTCCATCCTGCTTGCGGTCGTGCTCGCGCCCTTGCTCGGCGCGATCCTCGCCGGCCTGTTCGGGCGCAAGATCGGCCGCGCCGGCGCGCACACGGTCACCATCCTCGGCGTCGCCGCCAGCTGCGCGATGTCGATCTACGTGCTGTGGCAGCTCGTGGGGCAGGGCGCCGTTCCGTTCAACGAGAACGTCTACACCTGGTTCCAGATCGGCGGCTACGAGGCCCACGTCGGCTTCATGGTCGACAAGCTGACCGCGATGATGATGGTCGTGGTGACCTTCGTCTCGCTGCTGGTCCACGTCTACACCATCGGCTACATGGCCGAGGACCCGGGCTACCAGCGTTTCTTCAGCTACATCTCGCTGTTCACCTTCTCCATGCTCATGCTGGTCATGAGCAACAACTTCCTGCAGCTGTTCTTCGGCTGGGAGGCGGTGGGCCTGGTCTCGTACCTGTTGATCGGCTTCTGGTTCAAGAAGCCGACCGCGGTGTTCGCCAACCTCAAGGCCTTCCTGGTCAACCGCGTCGGCGATTTCGGCTTCCTGCTCGGCATCGGCGCCGTGCTGTGGGCGCTGGGCTCGCTCGACTACGGCACCGTGTTCGCCAACGCGCCGACCCTGGCCGGCCGCACCATCACGGTGTGGGGCGGCGCCGACCCGATCGTGTGGTCGCTGCCGACGGTGATCTGCATCTGCCTGTTCATCGGCGCGATGGGCAAGTCGGCGCAGGTGCCGCTGCACGTCTGGCTGCCGGACTCGATGGAAGGCCCGACCCCGATCTCGGCGCTGATCCATGCCGCGACGATGGTCACCGCGGGCATCTTCATGGTCGCGCGTATGTCGCCGCTGTTCGAGATGTCGCAGACCGCGCTGAACTTCGTCCTGTTCATCGGCGCGACCACCGCGTTCTGGACCGGCCTGATCGGCATCGTCCAGAACGACATCAAGCGCGTGGTCGCGTACTCGACCCTGTCGCAGCTGGGCTATATGACCGTGGCGCTGGGCGTATCGGCTTATTCGGCCGCGGTCTACCACCTGATGACCCACGCCTTCTTCAAGGCGCTGCTGTTCCTGGCCGCCGGCTCGGTCATCATCGGCATGCACCACGAGCAGGACATGCGCAAGATGGGCGGCCTGCGCAAGTACATGCCGATCACCTACTGGACCAGTCTGCTCGGCACCCTGGCCCTGGTCGGCACGCCGTTCTTCGCCGGTTTCTATTCCAAGGACACCATTATCGAGGCCGCGCACCACGCCGCCAGCGGCGAGCACGCGACCTGGGTCTCGCAGTACGCCTACTGGGCGGTGCTGCTGGGCGCCTTCGTCACTGCGTTCTACAGCTTCCGCCTGCTGTACCTGACCTTCCACGGCAAGGAACGCTTCCGCGACGCGCACGGCCACGACGATCATGCGGCGCACGCCCATGACGACCACGGCCATGGCAAGCACGACGACCATGCGCACGACGATCACGGCCACCACGGTCCGCACGAGCCGCACGAGTCGCCGTGGGTGGTGACGGTGCCGCTGATGCTGCTGGCGATTCCGTCGGTGCTGATCGGCATTTTCACCGCCGGCCCGATGCTGTTCGGCACCGACATGTCCGGCCACGTCAAACAGCTGCCGTTCTTCCTCGGCGCGATCGACCTGCAGCCGGCGCGCGACACCATCGCCCAGGTCGGCGCAGAAGCCTGGCACGGCTGGATGCCGTTCGCCCTGCACGGGTTCCAGGCGCCGGCGTTCTGGCTCGCCTTCTCGGGTTTCCTGCTGGCCACGGTCATGTACTGGTGGAAGCCGGAGCTGCCGGCCAAGGCGCGCAAGCTGTTCGCCCTGCCGATTCGCGTGCTCGAGAACAAGTACGGCATGGACAACCTATGGATCGACGGCTTCGCCGCCGGCGGCGTCGGCCTGGGCAAGGTCTCGCGCCTGTTCGACAGCAAGCTGATCGACGGCGCCGCGGTCAACGGCAGCGCCAGCCTGGTCGGCTTCGTCGCCAACCTCGCGCGCCGGGTCCAGTCCGGTTACCTCTACCACTACGCCTTCGCGATGATTGTCGGCCTGATTGCTCTGCTCGCCGTCGTCATCCGTTACTGGCACTAA
- the nuoK gene encoding NADH-quinone oxidoreductase subunit NuoK, producing MSEFFGTGLALGHYLALGAVLFCISVAGIFLNRKNVIVLLMSIELMLLAVNINFVAFSRQLADPAGQVFVFFILTVAAAEAAIGLAILVTLFRNRRTINVAEIDTMKG from the coding sequence GTGAGCGAATTCTTCGGGACGGGCCTCGCGCTCGGCCACTATCTCGCCCTCGGCGCGGTGCTGTTCTGCATCAGCGTCGCCGGCATCTTCCTCAACCGCAAGAACGTGATCGTGCTGCTGATGTCGATCGAGCTGATGCTGCTCGCGGTCAACATCAACTTCGTGGCGTTCTCGCGTCAGCTGGCCGACCCGGCCGGTCAGGTGTTCGTGTTCTTCATCCTGACCGTGGCCGCCGCCGAGGCCGCCATCGGCCTGGCGATCCTGGTCACGCTGTTCCGCAACCGGCGCACGATCAACGTCGCTGAAATCGACACGATGAAGGGCTGA
- a CDS encoding NADH-quinone oxidoreductase subunit J, with protein MDLAQIAFFVFAAAATLSAVAVISVKNPVHAALSLVLTFFSVACVWIIAGAEFLGVALILVYVGAVMVLFLFVVMMLDIDVAPLREGYVRYLPVGLLVAVVMLLEMLTLIGVKASLAAPLTADAAGESNTKWLAHALFTDFLLPFEVAAVILTVAVIAAVMLTLRRRAGAKHQNPSEQARVRAGDRIRMIKMEAVKPVVPAPAEPAAQEAKP; from the coding sequence ATGGATCTCGCCCAGATCGCCTTCTTCGTCTTCGCCGCCGCGGCCACGCTTTCGGCCGTGGCCGTGATCAGCGTCAAGAACCCGGTCCATGCCGCGCTCAGCCTGGTGCTGACGTTCTTCTCCGTGGCCTGCGTATGGATCATCGCCGGCGCCGAGTTTCTCGGCGTGGCCCTGATCCTGGTCTACGTCGGCGCGGTGATGGTGCTGTTCCTGTTCGTGGTCATGATGCTCGACATCGACGTCGCGCCCCTGCGCGAGGGCTATGTCCGCTATCTGCCGGTCGGCCTGCTGGTCGCGGTGGTCATGCTGCTGGAAATGCTGACCCTGATCGGGGTCAAGGCCAGCCTGGCCGCGCCGCTGACCGCGGACGCCGCCGGCGAATCCAACACCAAGTGGCTGGCGCACGCGCTGTTCACCGATTTCCTGCTGCCGTTCGAGGTCGCTGCGGTGATCCTGACCGTGGCGGTGATCGCGGCGGTGATGCTGACCCTGCGCCGCCGCGCCGGGGCCAAGCACCAGAACCCGAGCGAGCAGGCCCGCGTCCGCGCCGGCGACCGCATCCGCATGATCAAGATGGAAGCGGTCAAGCCGGTCGTGCCGGCGCCCGCCGAGCCCGCCGCACAGGAGGCCAAGCCGTGA
- the nuoI gene encoding NADH-quinone oxidoreductase subunit NuoI, whose product MNRIVSYFKSLLLIELAQGLGLTLKYLFKPKYTLMYPMEKTPQSPRFRGVHALRRYPNGEERCIACKLCEAVCPALAITIDSEKRADGTRRTTRYDIDLFKCIFCGFCEESCPVDSIVETHIHEYHFDQRGQNIVTKPQLLAIGDRLETEIAERRAADAAFR is encoded by the coding sequence ATGAATCGCATCGTTTCCTATTTCAAGAGCCTGCTCCTGATCGAGCTCGCGCAGGGCCTCGGGCTGACGCTCAAGTACCTGTTCAAGCCGAAGTACACGCTGATGTACCCGATGGAGAAGACCCCGCAGTCGCCGCGCTTCCGCGGCGTGCACGCGCTGCGCCGTTATCCCAACGGCGAAGAGCGCTGCATCGCCTGCAAGCTGTGCGAGGCGGTGTGCCCGGCGCTGGCGATCACCATCGACTCGGAGAAGCGCGCCGACGGCACCCGCCGCACCACGCGCTACGACATCGACCTGTTCAAGTGCATCTTCTGCGGCTTCTGCGAAGAGTCCTGCCCGGTCGACTCGATCGTGGAAACCCACATCCACGAGTATCACTTCGACCAGCGCGGACAGAACATCGTCACCAAGCCGCAGCTGCTGGCGATCGGCGACCGTCTCGAGACCGAGATCGCCGAACGCCGCGCTGCCGACGCCGCCTTCCGCTGA
- the nuoH gene encoding NADH-quinone oxidoreductase subunit NuoH, with amino-acid sequence MFTTHVVDPVREFFLSFGMAGAVAWIVLKILLIAMPVIVSVAFYVVWERKLIGWMHVRRGPMYVGMGILQAFADVFKLLFKEVIQPTRAQSFLYKLAPLLALAPAFAAWAVVPFDAQVVLSNANAGLLYLLAMTSLGVYGIILAGWASNSKYAFLGAMRAAAQVVSYEIAMGFAMVGVMVGAGSLNLSEIVMAQSGNAGALEWFALPMLPLFVVYFISGVAETNRAPFDVVEGESEIVAGHMVEYSGSAFALFFLAEYANMILISFLTSIFFLGGWLSPFQGLGIPLLSADGWWWLLIKVFFFASCFIWFRASFPRYRYDQIMRLGWKVFIPLTIAWICVVAVMAYYGVFQPGQ; translated from the coding sequence ATGTTCACGACCCATGTGGTCGACCCGGTTCGCGAGTTCTTCCTCTCCTTCGGCATGGCCGGCGCGGTGGCCTGGATCGTGCTCAAGATCCTGCTGATCGCCATGCCGGTGATCGTCTCGGTCGCGTTCTACGTGGTCTGGGAGCGCAAGCTGATCGGCTGGATGCATGTCCGCCGCGGCCCGATGTACGTCGGCATGGGCATCCTCCAGGCCTTCGCCGACGTGTTCAAGCTGCTGTTCAAGGAAGTGATCCAGCCCACCCGGGCGCAGTCCTTCCTGTACAAGCTTGCGCCGCTGCTGGCCCTGGCTCCGGCCTTCGCCGCCTGGGCGGTGGTGCCGTTCGACGCCCAGGTGGTGCTGTCGAACGCCAACGCCGGCTTGCTTTACCTGCTGGCGATGACCTCGCTGGGCGTGTACGGCATCATCCTCGCCGGCTGGGCGTCGAACTCGAAGTACGCCTTCCTCGGCGCGATGCGCGCCGCGGCCCAGGTGGTGTCCTACGAAATCGCCATGGGCTTCGCCATGGTCGGCGTGATGGTCGGCGCCGGCAGCCTCAACCTCAGCGAGATCGTGATGGCCCAGTCGGGCAACGCCGGCGCGCTGGAGTGGTTCGCGCTGCCGATGCTGCCGCTGTTCGTGGTCTATTTCATTTCCGGCGTGGCCGAGACCAACCGCGCGCCGTTCGACGTGGTCGAAGGCGAGTCGGAAATCGTCGCGGGCCACATGGTCGAGTATTCGGGTTCGGCGTTCGCGCTGTTCTTCCTCGCCGAATACGCGAACATGATCCTGATCAGCTTCCTGACCTCGATCTTCTTCCTCGGCGGCTGGCTCAGCCCGTTCCAGGGCCTGGGCATCCCGCTGCTGTCGGCCGACGGCTGGTGGTGGCTGCTGATCAAGGTGTTCTTCTTCGCCAGCTGCTTCATCTGGTTCCGCGCGTCGTTCCCGCGCTACCGCTACGACCAGATCATGCGCCTGGGCTGGAAGGTGTTCATCCCCCTGACCATCGCCTGGATCTGCGTGGTCGCGGTGATGGCGTACTACGGCGTCTTCCAGCCGGGACAGTAA